A part of Archangium lipolyticum genomic DNA contains:
- a CDS encoding tetratricopeptide repeat protein: MSNLLAAFNEGVSHSMSGNHQAAIQVFDRLLEQDPSDVLALSAKGSSLVSLGRPREALKCFERAIDLDPETAEHYRNAAICQLELDEPEAARGLLEEALQLNTEKAWREGTAVEIASLGEALLTESGKHRTRGIGLTGKARYRHARHVLEMALELHPGLAEAARALADVWAHLGDTEKRDQYTQLAGRLLRSVAS; encoded by the coding sequence ATGTCCAATCTGCTAGCGGCATTCAACGAGGGCGTGAGCCACTCGATGTCCGGCAACCACCAGGCCGCGATCCAGGTCTTCGACCGCCTTTTGGAGCAGGACCCCAGTGATGTGCTGGCGCTGAGCGCCAAGGGCTCCTCCCTGGTGAGTCTGGGGCGTCCGCGCGAGGCGCTGAAGTGCTTCGAGCGCGCCATCGATCTGGATCCGGAGACGGCCGAGCACTACCGCAACGCGGCCATCTGCCAGCTCGAGCTGGACGAGCCGGAGGCGGCCAGGGGTCTGCTGGAGGAGGCGCTTCAGCTCAACACGGAGAAGGCCTGGCGCGAGGGCACGGCGGTGGAGATCGCCAGCCTGGGCGAGGCGCTCCTGACGGAGTCGGGCAAGCACCGCACCCGGGGCATCGGCCTGACGGGCAAGGCGCGCTACCGCCACGCGCGCCACGTGCTGGAGATGGCGCTGGAGCTGCACCCGGGACTGGCGGAGGCGGCCAGGGCCCTGGCGGATGTCTGGGCGCACCTCGGGGACACCGAGAAGCGCGATCAGTACACCCAGCTGGCGGGCCGGCTGCTGCGCAGCGTCGCCAGCTGA
- a CDS encoding GNAT family N-acetyltransferase, with protein MPPYEIRPISAAETRHLRHVVLRPHQRPEELVYPGDDAPDTLHLGLYVEGQQLGVASLYREPQPGSKSPSEWRLRGMAVLAHEQGRGNGAALLQACIDHAARHGGTRLWCNARTTAAGFYRRLGFTVEGGEFELAGIGPHYLMWRAL; from the coding sequence ATGCCCCCGTACGAGATCCGCCCCATCTCCGCGGCCGAGACCCGCCACCTCCGCCACGTCGTGCTCCGCCCTCACCAGCGCCCCGAGGAGCTGGTCTACCCGGGGGATGACGCTCCGGACACCCTCCACCTGGGACTGTATGTGGAGGGACAGCAGCTCGGAGTGGCCTCGCTCTACCGCGAGCCCCAACCGGGCTCGAAGTCCCCCTCCGAGTGGCGCCTGCGGGGCATGGCCGTGCTCGCCCACGAACAGGGCCGGGGCAATGGCGCCGCCCTTCTACAGGCCTGCATCGATCACGCGGCGCGTCATGGCGGCACCCGGCTGTGGTGCAACGCGCGCACGACGGCCGCGGGTTTCTACCGGCGGCTGGGCTTCACCGTGGAGGGTGGGGAGTTCGAGCTCGCCGGCATCGGCCCGCACTACCTCATGTGGCGGGCCCTCTGA